One window of Saprospiraceae bacterium genomic DNA carries:
- a CDS encoding TonB-dependent receptor, which yields MSKRYLLLFSLSLFCLISLNSQTSLTGKVTDESNGEAIIQCGIILYKNGIQVTTIVSDFDGNFSVQLDPGKYDVEARYVGYNAKRVTGINVLAGKANTLNIKISSGIQLEAVEVIEYKAPLIENDNTTQGGVVTAEKIKNLPTKSLTAIAATTAGLSSVDGGDIYIRGGRSDATVFYLDGLRITGRQIPVTELEQIQVITGGVEAQYGDLTGGAISSTSKGPSSKLSGGIEYETSQGLDAFGYNLLNVNVSGPIYKKRLTDSTKGRTILGYRLSGQFNILKDDDPPAYGIYRAKESTLNRLKSDPLQLIGGTPSVSGQFLETNEVEYLDYNPNTKNKALDLTGKLDFRPVDNIDLSVSGNYSRVVDRFNPGDDNTTGQGSWTLLNWDNNPITQTDIFRVNARFRHRLGKLADLNSPQDAEATVSNIQNLYYTLQGGFQNSKTETQDWRHKDRFFDYGYLGKFHGRFDTVFNDQLQHTGYNFLVTGFEQGGYNSNLNAFDVNSSPNPAYAALNKIPIDEPQILDGYRAFNGLVSSAYDNLWSNLNNNVGGVYNRYNKSDNDLATLQVTSGFDFLPGGSKSGRHNIQFGITYEQRTNRSWTLLPFSLWNLARLYTNNHIVGVDTSGFEGFIIDPSGDTIKIYPTLITP from the coding sequence ATGTCCAAACGATACTTACTACTCTTTAGCCTGTCTTTGTTTTGCCTGATTTCATTAAACAGTCAAACTTCCCTGACAGGAAAAGTTACTGACGAATCCAACGGAGAAGCCATAATTCAATGTGGTATTATCCTTTATAAAAACGGGATTCAGGTTACCACCATCGTCTCAGATTTTGACGGAAATTTCAGCGTACAGCTTGACCCGGGAAAATACGACGTGGAGGCCCGTTATGTGGGCTATAATGCCAAACGGGTTACCGGTATCAATGTACTTGCGGGAAAAGCAAATACATTAAATATTAAAATAAGTTCCGGAATCCAACTGGAAGCCGTTGAAGTTATTGAATACAAAGCGCCTTTAATTGAAAATGACAATACCACCCAAGGTGGAGTTGTTACAGCGGAAAAAATAAAAAATCTGCCTACCAAGAGTTTGACAGCAATCGCTGCGACTACAGCCGGACTTTCAAGTGTGGATGGAGGAGATATCTACATCCGGGGTGGACGATCCGATGCGACGGTTTTTTATCTTGATGGTTTACGGATAACAGGTCGACAAATACCGGTTACAGAATTGGAGCAAATTCAAGTAATCACTGGTGGTGTAGAAGCACAATACGGAGACTTAACAGGTGGAGCAATTTCTTCTACCAGTAAAGGTCCTTCTTCTAAGTTGTCTGGTGGTATAGAATATGAAACATCCCAAGGATTGGATGCATTTGGTTATAACTTATTAAACGTAAATGTATCAGGACCTATTTATAAAAAACGGTTGACAGATTCTACAAAAGGACGTACGATTTTGGGATATCGTTTATCAGGACAGTTTAACATATTAAAAGATGACGATCCACCTGCATATGGCATCTACAGAGCCAAAGAATCCACTCTAAATAGATTAAAATCTGACCCACTCCAATTAATTGGTGGAACCCCATCTGTTTCAGGTCAGTTTTTAGAAACAAATGAAGTGGAATACCTGGATTACAATCCAAATACTAAAAACAAGGCATTGGATCTAACAGGAAAATTGGATTTCAGACCAGTAGATAATATTGACTTATCCGTTTCAGGTAACTATTCACGCGTTGTGGATCGATTCAATCCGGGAGACGACAATACAACCGGACAAGGTTCCTGGACATTATTAAACTGGGACAACAATCCAATCACTCAGACTGATATTTTTAGAGTGAATGCACGCTTTCGTCATCGCTTGGGTAAACTGGCTGATTTAAACAGTCCACAAGATGCAGAAGCCACAGTTTCAAACATCCAGAACTTATATTATACTTTACAGGGTGGATTCCAAAATTCTAAAACGGAAACCCAGGATTGGAGGCATAAGGACCGGTTTTTTGATTATGGCTATTTAGGTAAATTTCACGGTCGATTTGACACAGTGTTTAATGATCAATTGCAACACACTGGATATAACTTCTTAGTTACTGGTTTTGAACAAGGAGGTTATAATTCAAATTTAAATGCATTTGATGTAAACAGTTCACCAAATCCTGCTTATGCAGCTTTAAACAAGATTCCAATCGATGAGCCACAAATCTTAGATGGCTACCGAGCCTTTAATGGTCTGGTGAGTTCTGCTTATGACAATTTATGGAGTAATCTTAACAATAACGTTGGAGGTGTTTACAATCGATACAACAAGTCGGATAATGATTTGGCAACCCTACAAGTAACCAGCGGTTTTGATTTCTTACCAGGGGGTTCTAAAAGTGGTCGTCACAACATCCAGTTTGGGATTACTTACGAGCAGCGAACCAATAGATCCTGGACCTTATTGCCTTTTAGTTTATGGAATTTGGCCAGACTTTATACCAACAATCACATCGTGGGGGTTGATACTTCAGGGTTTGAAGGTTTTATTATTGACCCATCAGGAGATACTATTAAAATTTATCCAACTTTAATTACGCCTTGA
- the carB gene encoding carbamoyl-phosphate synthase large subunit yields the protein MPKDASIRSVLIIGSGPIIIGQACEFDYSGTQASRSLREEGIEVSLINSNPATIMTDPVTADHIYLMPLTVESIIKILEERQIDAVLPTMGGQTALNLAIEAEKQNVWNRFGVKMIGVDVDAIELTENREMFRKHMIEIGVEVAPSQIANSFLEGKEAAQHIGYPLVIRPSYTLGGSGGSFVMKPDQFDEALRRGLDASPTHEVLVEKAVLGWKEFELELLRDKNDNVVIICTVENVDPMGIHTGDSITVAPAMTLSDTGFQKMRDHAIMMMRSLGNFAGGCNVQFAMNPDTEEIIAVEINPRVSRSSALASKATGYPIAKIAAKLAIGYNLDELKNQITGTTSALFEPSLDYVIVKMPRWNFEKFHGADPRLGLQMKSVGEVMAIGRSFTEALQKACQSQENDRHGLGADKKEWINTQDILERLEVVSDDRIYRLKDALRLGVPEKTVHKLTGIDGWFIKEIKKLVNLEDQLIKYNLPEDIPYDLFMELKMNGYSDTQIAWLMRVDEKDVYKQRKKLGIKRVYKLVDTCAGEFEAKTPYYYSTFDTENESVSDDRKKIIVLGSGPNRIGQGIEFDYCCVHGVLAIREEGLEAIMVNCNPETVSTEFDIADKLCFEPIYWEHIEEIIDHEKPVGIIVQLGGQTALKLAEKIHQKGIPIIGTNYNNMDIAEDRGRFSDMLKDMGIPYPRYGVATDADSALEVARKISYPVLVRPSYVLGGQRMRIVINDEELERHVLNIFKHMPDNKVLIDQFLERAKEAEIDAICDGEDVHIMGIMEHIEPAGIHSGDSSAVLPPYSLSETAVNTMVEYAKRIALELEIKGLINIQFAIKDDHVFVIEANPRASRTTPFIAKAYQVPYLNIATKVMLGTKKLKDFKMINKLEGYAIKVPVFSFNKFPGVDISLGPEMKSTGEAIHFIKDLYDPFFREIDAKRYMYLTR from the coding sequence ATGCCAAAAGACGCATCGATTCGCTCCGTGCTTATTATCGGAAGCGGACCCATCATCATAGGCCAGGCCTGCGAATTTGATTATTCTGGAACCCAGGCCTCCCGTTCCCTTAGAGAAGAAGGTATTGAAGTCAGCTTAATCAATTCCAATCCGGCAACCATTATGACGGATCCCGTTACTGCAGATCATATTTATTTGATGCCCTTAACGGTTGAAAGCATTATTAAAATCCTTGAGGAACGTCAAATAGATGCCGTTTTACCTACTATGGGAGGACAAACAGCTTTAAATCTTGCAATTGAAGCAGAGAAACAAAATGTTTGGAATCGATTTGGGGTAAAAATGATCGGCGTCGATGTGGATGCAATTGAATTAACGGAGAACCGGGAAATGTTCCGAAAACACATGATAGAAATTGGAGTTGAGGTGGCCCCTTCTCAAATTGCCAATTCGTTTTTAGAAGGAAAAGAAGCTGCTCAACATATTGGTTATCCTCTGGTAATTCGACCTTCCTATACATTGGGTGGCAGTGGGGGCAGTTTTGTGATGAAACCCGATCAATTTGATGAAGCCCTTCGAAGAGGCTTAGATGCTTCTCCTACTCATGAAGTATTGGTGGAAAAAGCGGTCTTAGGTTGGAAAGAATTTGAATTGGAATTGCTGCGCGATAAAAATGACAATGTGGTCATTATTTGTACTGTAGAAAATGTGGATCCAATGGGAATTCATACCGGCGACAGCATTACCGTTGCTCCGGCGATGACCTTATCGGATACCGGATTTCAAAAAATGCGGGATCATGCCATCATGATGATGCGCTCTCTTGGGAATTTTGCCGGAGGCTGTAATGTTCAATTTGCAATGAATCCTGACACAGAAGAAATCATTGCTGTTGAAATCAATCCACGAGTTTCCAGGTCATCTGCATTAGCCAGCAAAGCAACCGGATACCCTATTGCAAAAATTGCAGCAAAGCTTGCCATAGGATATAATTTAGATGAATTGAAAAATCAAATAACCGGAACGACTTCTGCATTATTTGAGCCTTCTTTAGATTATGTCATTGTAAAAATGCCTCGTTGGAATTTTGAAAAATTTCACGGAGCAGATCCTCGGTTGGGATTGCAAATGAAATCAGTTGGTGAAGTCATGGCAATTGGTAGAAGTTTTACCGAAGCGTTACAAAAAGCCTGTCAATCTCAAGAAAATGACCGTCACGGTTTGGGCGCCGATAAAAAAGAATGGATCAATACACAAGACATCCTTGAACGCCTGGAAGTGGTCAGTGACGATCGGATTTATCGCTTAAAAGATGCATTGCGATTAGGTGTTCCTGAAAAGACGGTACACAAATTAACAGGCATTGATGGTTGGTTTATTAAAGAAATAAAAAAGTTAGTCAATCTAGAAGATCAACTTATAAAATACAATTTACCAGAAGACATCCCATACGATTTATTTATGGAATTGAAGATGAATGGGTATAGTGATACACAAATTGCCTGGTTAATGCGTGTTGATGAAAAAGATGTTTATAAACAGCGAAAAAAATTAGGCATCAAACGGGTTTATAAATTAGTAGATACTTGTGCCGGAGAATTTGAAGCAAAAACTCCATACTACTATTCAACATTTGATACTGAAAACGAAAGCGTTTCGGATGATCGCAAAAAAATAATTGTTTTAGGTTCAGGTCCAAACAGGATCGGTCAAGGAATTGAATTTGATTATTGTTGTGTACATGGTGTATTAGCCATTCGAGAAGAAGGATTGGAAGCTATTATGGTTAATTGCAATCCGGAAACTGTTTCGACCGAGTTTGATATCGCAGATAAATTGTGTTTCGAACCAATTTATTGGGAACATATCGAAGAAATTATTGATCATGAAAAACCTGTTGGAATTATTGTCCAATTAGGAGGTCAAACGGCTTTAAAATTGGCAGAAAAAATTCATCAAAAAGGCATTCCGATCATTGGAACAAATTATAACAACATGGACATTGCTGAAGACCGCGGACGGTTTTCAGACATGCTTAAAGATATGGGCATTCCGTATCCGCGCTATGGGGTAGCAACGGATGCAGATTCTGCTTTAGAAGTTGCTCGTAAAATTAGCTATCCGGTTTTAGTTCGTCCATCCTATGTTTTAGGTGGCCAACGCATGCGAATTGTAATCAATGATGAGGAACTGGAACGCCATGTATTAAATATTTTTAAACACATGCCGGATAATAAAGTGCTCATCGATCAATTTTTAGAACGTGCAAAAGAAGCAGAAATTGATGCGATTTGTGATGGTGAAGATGTGCATATTATGGGCATTATGGAACACATCGAACCTGCAGGCATTCACTCTGGGGATAGTTCAGCCGTATTGCCTCCATACAGTTTGAGTGAAACCGCTGTAAACACCATGGTTGAATATGCCAAACGAATTGCATTGGAATTAGAAATAAAAGGCTTAATCAATATTCAATTTGCTATTAAAGATGATCATGTATTTGTGATTGAAGCCAATCCGCGTGCATCCAGAACAACCCCTTTCATAGCAAAAGCCTATCAAGTTCCTTACCTGAATATTGCAACGAAAGTGATGTTGGGAACCAAGAAATTAAAAGATTTCAAAATGATCAACAAACTGGAAGGCTATGCTATCAAAGTACCTGTTTTTTCATTTAATAAATTTCCAGGTGTCGACATCAGCTTAGGTCCAGAAATGAAATCCACCGGAGAAGCAATTCATTTTATCAAAGATTTATACGATCCTTTTTTCCGCGAAATTGATGCGAAAAGGTATATGTATTTAACGAGATAA